Proteins encoded in a region of the Anopheles ziemanni chromosome 2, idAnoZiCoDA_A2_x.2, whole genome shotgun sequence genome:
- the LOC131294623 gene encoding mucin-2-like, with amino-acid sequence MKMLKWLVLLAVVVCGIGGQNAPQEASTVAPEDIFSLSEEDFQLWISGRQPKAWGGSGEGAGSNTVGTTTTPRTTAASVFRTTSTTPSPSTASTTAAPQATTPNPLEFFTVGSPPESDGKSWFEGEEDATLRPDVLGDQFRPAGEDFAQWLDRQMNKVQEVTFTPQTTLTGDQFPGLVTRLTTVRNRIPTPTTFAPSAADAVTLPPPPAPSPASTSFAPLPQLEPISPIVPSTTFGGQPANGGGQQPVDLQKWLRDQLQLSQSLTDRLLAQWSPSGAFIRTDGHRYTPSAVSYQTSALIHGFQGVSHTGHIRNEPPLPFPGTSHSTDSYLSHQKPAVQPAPTPVAPVVPIRRLQPTAAPVFFPAPGSYYYSAPSVPFVGHYRAPVVINYH; translated from the exons ATGAAAATGCTGAAGTGG CTCGTTCTGCTGGCCGTGGTGGTGTGCGGGATAGGGGGACAGAACGCGCCGCAGGAAGCCAGCACGGTTGCTCCTGAAGATATCTTCAGTCTCTCGGAGGAAGACTTCCAATTGTGGATCTCCGGACGTCAGCCTAAGGCATGGGGAGGTTCGGGCGAAGGAGCTGGATCTAACACCGTCGGGACTACGACCACCCCTCGGACTACTGCAGCGTCCGTGTTCCGTACCACCTCGACCACTCCGAGCCCCTCCACTGCGAGTACCACTGCCGCCCCGCAAGCGACCACACCCAATCCGCTGGAGTTCTTCACCGTCGGGTCACCACCGGAATCGGATGGGAAGTCGTGGTTCGAGGGCGAGGAAGATGCTACACTGCGGCCCGACGTTCTCGGTGACCAGTTCCGACCGGCCGGCGAAGACTTTGCCCAGTGGCTCGATCGACAGATGAACAAAGTGCAGGAAGTGACTTTCACTCCTCAGACGACCTTGACGGGCGACCAGTTCCCGGGACTCGTCACACGCTTGACGACGGTCCGAAACCGGATTCCCACTCCAACCACGTTCGCTCCATCTGCGGCCGATGCCGTCACTCTGCCTCCTCCACCTGCTCCTTCCCCTGCATCCACCTCCTTCGCACCGCTACCTCAACTCGAACCCATCTCCCCGATCGTCCCCAGTACGACCTTCGGAGGGCAACCAGCGAACGGTGGTGGACAACAACCTGTCGATCTTCAGAAGTGGCTTCGCGATCAGCTGCAGCTCTCCCAGTCCCTAACGGATCGGCTCCTGGCCCAGTGGTCCCCAAGCGGGGCCTTCATTCGCACCGATGGTCATCGCTACACACCCAGCGCCGTGTCCTATCAAACGTCGGCCCTCATCCATGGTTTTCAGGGAGTTTCGCACACCGGGCATATACGCAACGAACCTCCACTTCCCTTCCCGGGAACGTCGCACTCCACCGACTCCTACCTGAGCCACCAGAAACCCGCAGTCCAGCCGGCACCAACTCCGGTTGCTCCTGTCGTGCCGATCCGACGCCTGCAACCAACGGCCGCGCCGGTGTTCTTCCCAGCTCCCGGCAGCTACTACTACTCCGCCCCATCGGTGCCGTTCGTGGGTCACTACCGAGCGCCGGTGGTGATCAACTACCACTAA
- the LOC131281876 gene encoding protein PTHB1 produces the protein MSLFKVRNWWKTQCPAVEPAYDSFSLHCARLCIEEGEKDSIVVGSHTGQLCIYQPSGGKPELPDLDGEESGQQEQPALDVNSDAFENVFQHSDVILEVRLPFPVIGVTSGKFTTAGKNDTRLQLAVLHPMKLSIYQIVTVDGIAEHGDHTKLVPLYDHPLTRPAFSLCHGPFGGVKGREFLCVQHLDGSLRFFEQDGISFERSLANDRHIPSPVHYLPRVDCFVTVAPSWTLECFRYQDISEPIEELRRHDPIWSLCVGEYALDVNVHQISNSESVIVVLGENNLVCVTDTGKVRFIKKLDYSPVCFHTFVVGWYWEPGARLILSVVSESGSLLLYENDQIIWSAQLPDVPVAIGRANVAGLPGALVTLGPTGALMVGYLGSEPQLFKVPALNLAPFEIARCQRELLELEREIRTGVDPSDASIANAAAERDVTVQLELAEATITGCTHPTDIPNASSVPIEMCQLSVTVRAELNLEMLQVTVATDRAVRCTKDSFLFRDVVAHSTESLQAWIYPGEPAIPGSLTVAVFCSYTNKQGITRVLQRDAQLPLRLFVKGCQPSKEAQHKVTLSLAGGTGSAVGTLGHHFPEFLSEGTSGGPSALGLQSLTVGDGRRVTIVAAKNTNRFRVQSDDLALLCLGLDCLVRRLSEGGGVVRPPKVILGGVPSVNELLKVFQTHHELRKELKRLETELETTTGQMRLFERRFVVKLQERSLRALDGTLMLLKRNHSAVAKACQQLKSARQQVKLSQIHMTAVLHLFGLCYSHSANVPGGGKYLECLRGLLTSTVIDSTEQSYEEMLLPVVRFLDQTGPLRKSTSTPGPSGDNDGVIDDALDEATLYGTVGETDPTVCHDLLRRHLVRVLGRVNDRMASGAKAAPGSGRNSVDFEDESLPEAHNEDGEEEEENEGEQDKAAEPIPGSPSLKIGSSVSEWVNYEKVSDLPM, from the exons ATGTCTCTGTTCAAGGTGCGTAATTGGTGGAAAACGCAGTGTCCGGCGGTGGAACCGGCGTACGATTCCTTTTCGCTCCACTGCGCGCGGCTGTGCATCGAGGAGGGCGAGAAGGACAGCATAGTGGTGGGGTCCCACACGGGTCAGCTGTGCATCTACCAACCGTCCGGCGGTAAGCCGGAGCTGCCCGACCTGGACGGGGAGGAAAGCGGCCAGCAGGAACAACCCGCGTTGGACGTCAACTCGGATGCGTTCGAGAATGTGTTCCAGCATTCGGATGTCATCCTCGAGGTTCGGCTCCCGTTCCCGGTGATCGGTGTGACCAGTGGCAAGTTCACCAC AGCTGGTAAAAACGATACACGGTTGCAGCTGGCCGTGTTGCATCCGATGAAGCTTTCCATCTACCAGATCGTGACCGTCGATGGCATCGCGGAGCACGGAGACCACACGAAGCTGGTGCCCCTGTACGACCACCCGTTGACCAGGCCAGCCTTCTCGCTCTGCCACGGACCGTTCGGGGGTGTGAAGGGGCGTGAGTTCCTGTGCGTCCAGCATCTCGACGGATCGCTCCGTTTCTTCGAACAGGACGGCATCAGCTTCGAGCGCAGCCTGGCCAACGACAGGCACATACCGTCACCGGTACATTATCTCCCGCGGGTGGATTGCTTCGTAACGGTGGCCCCGAGCTGGACCCTGGAGTGCTTCCGCTACCAGGACATCTCCGAGCCGATCGAAGAGCTCCGGCGGCACGACCCAATCTGGTCGCTGTGCGTGGGCGAATACGCGCTCGATGTGAATGTTCACCAGATTTCCAA tTCCGAATCGGTCATTGTCGTACTTGGGGAGAACAATCTGGTGTGCGTCACCGACACTGGCAAGGTGCGTTTCATCAAGAAGCTCGACTACTCGCCCGTCTGCTTTCACACGTTCGTCGTTGGCTGGTACTGGG AACCGGGCGCACGGTTGATTCTATCCGTCGTGTCGGAGAGCGGTTCGCTGCTGCTTTACGAAAACGATCAAATCATTTGGTCCGCCCAGCTACCGGACGTTCCGGTGGCGATCGGGCGGGCCAACGTTGCCGGACTGCCCGGTGCGCTCGTGACGCTCGGTCCCACCGGTGCCCTGATGGTCGGGTACCTCGGCTCGGAGCCCCAGCTGTTCAAGGTGCCCGCCCTCAATCTGGCTCCGTTCGAGATTGCACGCTGTCAGCGGGAGCTGCTCGAGTTGGAGCGTGAAATTCGTACCGGCGTGGACCCGAGTGACGCCAGCATCGCCAATGCGGCCGCCGAGCGGGATGTCACCGTGCAGCTAGAGCTCGCCGAGGCCACCATCACCGGCTGCACGCATCCGACCGACATCCCCAACGCCAGCAGTGTGCCGATCGAAATGTGCCAACTATCCGTCACGGTTCGAGCGGAGCTGAACCTCGAGATGCTGCAGGTAACGGTGGCCACCGATCGAGCCGTACGCTGCACGAAAGACTCGTTCCTGTTCCGTGACGTCGTGGCCCACAGCACCGAAAGCCTCCAGGCGTGGATCTATCCCGGTGAACCCGCCATCCCGGGGTCGCTCACTGTGGCGGTGTTTTGCTCGTACACCAACAAGCAGGGCATCACCCGTGTCCTCCAGCGGGACGCCCAGCTACCGCTCCGGCTGTTCGTCAAAGGTTGCCAGCCGTCGAAGGAAGCCCAGCACAAGGTAACACTGTCCCTTGCCGGGGGGACAGGCTCGGCCGTTGGAACACTGGGACACCACTTTCCCGAGTTCCTCTCCGAAGGGACGTCCGGAGGTCCGAGTGCGCTGGGACTGCAGTCACTGACCGTTGGCGACGGGCGTAGGGTGACGATTGTTGCGGCCAAAAATACCAACCGTTTCCGGGTGCAATCGGACGACCTGGCGCTTCTTTGCCTCGGGCTCGACTGTCTCGTGCGAAGGCTTTCCGAAGGTGGAGGAGTGGTGCGCCCGCCCAAGGTGATCCTTGGCGGAGTGCCTTCGGTGAACGAGCTACTGAAGGTGTTTCAAACCCATCACGAGCTGCGCAAGGAACTGAAACGATTAGAG ACTGAACTGGAAACTACCACCGGCCAGATGCGACTGTTCGAGCGGCGGTTCGTCGTGAAGCTGCAGGAACGTTCCCTGCGGGCCCTGGACGGGACGCTGATGCTGCTCAAACGAAACCACTCCGCCGTGGCCAAAGCATGCCAGCAGCTAAAGTCCGCTCGGCAACAAGTGAAACT GTCCCAAATCCATATGACGGCCGTTCTGCACCTGTTCGGTCTGTGCTACTCCCATTCGGCCAACGTACCCGGCGGTGGTAAGTATCTCGAGTGTCTCCGGGGTCTGCTGACTAGCACCGTCATCGACAGCACGGAACAGAGCTACGAAGAAATGTTACTCCCGGTGGTAAGGTTCCTCGATCAGACGGGTCCACTGCGGAAGTCAACCAGTACCCCAGGTCCAAGCGGTGACAACGACGGGGTGATCGATGACGCACTCGATGAAGCCACCCTGTACGGCACCGTTGGGGAAACCGATCCCACCGTCTGCCACGATCTGCTCCGTCGGCACCTTGTGCGAGTGCTCGGACGCGTCAACGATCGAATGGCAAGCGGAGCGAAGGCGGCACCCGGCAGCGGACGAAACAGTGTGGACTTCGAGGATGAGTCTCTTCCGGAGGCCCACAATGAAGACggcgaagaggaggaggagaacgaAGGCGAACAGGACAAGGCAGCTGAACCGATTCCCGGATCTCCGTCCCTCAAGATCGGCTCGAGCGTCAGCGAGTGGGTGAACTACGAGAAGGTTTCGGATCTGCCGATGTAA